A stretch of the Oceanicola sp. D3 genome encodes the following:
- a CDS encoding helix-turn-helix transcriptional regulator, translating into MKTTHTDDLSLATAASTFAALGSEQRLAVLRSLVRAGPGGLRIGELGERTGVTGSTLTHHMKILTAAGLVRQEKQGRSIICAAVAYSEVRALTDFLLAECCADAPDGDHSHG; encoded by the coding sequence ATGAAAACGACTCACACAGATGATCTCTCCCTCGCCACCGCCGCCTCCACCTTCGCGGCGCTTGGCTCCGAGCAGCGCCTTGCCGTGCTGCGCAGCCTTGTGCGGGCCGGGCCGGGTGGGCTGCGCATTGGCGAGCTGGGCGAGCGTACCGGCGTTACCGGCTCCACGCTGACCCACCACATGAAGATCCTCACCGCCGCAGGGCTCGTGCGGCAGGAAAAGCAGGGCCGCAGCATCATATGCGCCGCCGTTGCCTACTCCGAAGTCCGCGCCCTCACCGATTTCCTCCTTGCCGAATGCTGCGCCGATGCGCCCGATGGAGACCATTCTCATGGCTGA
- a CDS encoding uracil-DNA glycosylase family protein has product MALPDDIRACRLCAPRFAATATRHAPRPVPWFAPGARILIVGQAPGMRVHETGLPFNDRSGDRLRDWLGLDRDTFYDTARVAILPMAFCFPGYNAKGSDLPPPAICADTWRDAALEHIGPAPLTLLIGGYAQGWHLGRAAKRAGVTRTVAAWRDHAPDRFPLPHPSWRNTGWLKANPWFSAELLPALRDRVKEVL; this is encoded by the coding sequence ATGGCCCTCCCCGACGACATCCGCGCCTGCCGCCTCTGCGCCCCCCGCTTTGCTGCCACCGCCACGCGCCATGCCCCGCGCCCGGTGCCGTGGTTTGCCCCCGGTGCCCGCATCCTCATCGTCGGGCAGGCCCCGGGGATGCGCGTGCATGAAACCGGCCTGCCCTTCAACGATCGCTCCGGCGACCGGCTGCGCGACTGGCTGGGCCTCGACCGCGACACCTTTTATGACACCGCCCGCGTTGCCATCCTGCCGATGGCCTTCTGCTTTCCCGGCTACAACGCCAAGGGCAGCGACCTGCCCCCGCCCGCCATCTGCGCCGACACATGGCGCGACGCCGCGCTCGAACACATCGGCCCGGCCCCGCTCACCCTGCTGATCGGCGGCTACGCGCAGGGCTGGCACCTTGGCCGCGCGGCAAAGCGCGCGGGCGTCACCCGCACCGTTGCCGCCTGGCGCGACCATGCGCCCGACCGCTTCCCCTTGCCCCACCCGTCATGGCGCAATACGGGGTGGCTGAAGGCAAACCCATGGTTCAGCGCCGAGCTTCTTCCGGCGCTGCGCGACAGGGTGAAGGAGGTACTATGA
- a CDS encoding SseB family protein, which translates to MTTLDEAHAAMEAGGEAERLAFYARLADSQIFLLLEAEPEGEVITPRAVETGEGEILLAFDSEERLVGFTQGEAAFAAMSGRGLVAMMAGQNLGLGLNLEAPSAMVLPAAAIDWLAETLGHGPEAAEEIPVEVNAPALPRALLMALDAKLATGAGLAKAALLVRASYRSGAEGHLLAFIDAREGAEHALAGAANEALKFSGLESEALDVAFLEDGSPLAQAMARHGMRFDLPEPEQREPWVPEPPGSNPDKPPKLR; encoded by the coding sequence ATGACCACGCTCGACGAGGCCCACGCGGCCATGGAAGCCGGCGGAGAGGCCGAGCGGCTGGCCTTTTACGCCCGGCTCGCCGACAGCCAGATCTTCCTGCTGCTGGAAGCCGAGCCGGAAGGCGAGGTGATCACCCCGCGCGCGGTGGAGACCGGCGAGGGCGAGATCCTGCTGGCCTTCGACAGCGAAGAGCGGCTGGTCGGCTTCACCCAGGGCGAGGCCGCCTTTGCTGCCATGTCCGGGCGCGGGCTGGTGGCCATGATGGCGGGCCAGAACCTCGGACTGGGGCTAAACCTTGAGGCCCCCTCGGCCATGGTCTTGCCCGCCGCCGCGATCGACTGGCTGGCCGAGACGCTGGGCCACGGGCCGGAGGCCGCCGAGGAGATCCCGGTGGAGGTGAACGCCCCCGCCCTGCCCCGCGCGCTGCTGATGGCGCTGGACGCCAAGCTGGCCACCGGCGCTGGCTTGGCAAAAGCCGCGCTGCTGGTGCGCGCCAGCTATCGCTCCGGCGCAGAGGGGCACTTGCTGGCCTTCATCGACGCCCGCGAGGGCGCAGAGCACGCGCTGGCGGGCGCGGCGAACGAGGCGCTCAAGTTCTCCGGGCTGGAAAGCGAAGCGCTGGACGTGGCCTTTCTGGAGGACGGCTCGCCTCTGGCACAGGCGATGGCGCGGCACGGCATGCGGTTTGATCTGCCGGAGCCTGAGCAGCGTGAGCCATGGGTGCCAGAACCACCGGGCTCAAACCCCGACAAGCCGCCGAAGCTGCGATAG
- a CDS encoding 1-phosphofructokinase family hexose kinase codes for MRPILTLTPNPALDLSAGTALVRPGVKLRCGPATVEPGGGGVNVSRAVHQLGGASRCLVALGGATGATLEAALIARGLDVLRVEAPGDTRQSLAVTCEETGNQFRFSLASAAWSETDCAGVLDAVKAAVEPGALVVLSGSLPPGMGPDWLKPLADAVGAAGATLIADTSGEPLSRLAREGGADVLRMDHEEARILSGTLLADVAEVRAFAAALAKTTPQVIVAMGAAGSVMACADGSAWHAAGADVPVASKVGAGDSFVGGFTLALASGKAPEEALQAGMAAASAAVMTAGTELCRLEDYARVLPACVLTRL; via the coding sequence ATGCGCCCGATCCTGACCCTCACCCCCAACCCGGCGCTGGACCTCTCGGCGGGGACGGCTTTGGTGCGCCCGGGCGTGAAGCTGCGCTGCGGCCCAGCCACGGTGGAGCCGGGCGGTGGTGGTGTGAATGTGAGCCGGGCGGTGCACCAGCTTGGCGGCGCTTCGCGCTGTCTCGTCGCGCTGGGCGGGGCGACGGGGGCCACGCTGGAGGCCGCGCTGATCGCGCGCGGGCTGGATGTGCTGCGCGTCGAAGCGCCGGGCGACACTCGCCAGAGCCTCGCCGTGACCTGCGAAGAGACCGGCAATCAGTTTCGGTTTTCGCTGGCCAGCGCGGCGTGGTCAGAGACTGACTGCGCGGGGGTTCTCGACGCGGTGAAAGCGGCGGTTGAGCCCGGCGCGCTTGTCGTCCTCTCCGGCTCGCTGCCGCCGGGCATGGGGCCGGATTGGCTGAAGCCGCTCGCGGATGCGGTGGGCGCTGCCGGTGCGACACTTATCGCGGATACATCGGGCGAGCCCCTGAGCCGGCTGGCGCGAGAGGGCGGGGCCGATGTTTTGCGGATGGATCACGAGGAGGCGCGGATCTTGTCCGGCACGCTGCTGGCAGATGTGGCAGAGGTGCGGGCCTTTGCGGCGGCGCTGGCGAAAACGACGCCTCAGGTGATCGTGGCGATGGGGGCGGCCGGGTCGGTTATGGCCTGCGCCGACGGGAGCGCATGGCACGCCGCCGGAGCTGATGTGCCGGTGGCGAGCAAGGTTGGCGCAGGCGACAGCTTTGTTGGCGGGTTCACCCTTGCGTTGGCCTCGGGCAAAGCGCCGGAAGAGGCGCTTCAGGCTGGGATGGCGGCGGCCTCGGCTGCCGTGATGACGGCAGGGACCGAGTTGTGCCGATTGGAGGACTACGCGCGCGTGCTGCCGGCCTGCGTGCTGACCCGGCTCTGA
- a CDS encoding NAD+ synthase, producing MADRFRITLAQLNPVLGDMAGNAAKAREVWAKGKAAGADLVAFTEMFICGYNAQDLVDRPAFAADAVAHVEALARDCADGPAIAIGGPWPEDGKLFNAYFILKDGKVMTRVLKHHLPNETVFDEVRIYDAGPLGGPYAVGNTRIGSPICEDAWHEDVAETLAETGAEFLLVPNGSPYYRGKMETRQNLMVQRVVETGLPLIYLNMVGGQDDQVFDGGSFVLNPGGALALQMPVFDEAVAQLDLERTPDGWRAVEGEKAALPGEWEQDYRCMVQSVRDYFAKTGFKQALLGLSGGVDSALVAAIAADALGPENVRCVMLPSEYTSEHSLEDAKAVAEKLGCRYDFVPISGPRAAVTEALAPLFEGTEPGLTEENIQSRLRGLLLMALSNKFGEMLLTTGNKSEVAVGYATIYGDMAGGYNPLKDLYKTRVFETCRWRNANHRAWMLAPEGEVIPPRVIDKPPSAELREDQKDEDSLPPYEDLDRILEMLVDEEASVAEVVAEGFADEVVRKIERLIFLSEYKRFQSAPGARLTKAAFWLDRRYPIVNRWRDPS from the coding sequence ATGGCCGACAGGTTTCGGATAACATTGGCACAGTTGAACCCGGTTCTGGGGGATATGGCGGGCAACGCGGCAAAGGCCCGCGAGGTCTGGGCCAAGGGCAAGGCCGCCGGGGCCGATCTGGTGGCCTTCACCGAGATGTTCATCTGCGGCTACAACGCGCAAGACCTCGTGGATCGCCCCGCCTTTGCCGCCGATGCGGTGGCCCATGTGGAGGCGCTGGCGCGTGACTGTGCCGATGGCCCGGCCATCGCCATTGGCGGCCCTTGGCCCGAGGATGGCAAGCTGTTCAACGCCTATTTCATCCTCAAGGACGGCAAGGTGATGACCCGGGTGCTCAAGCACCACCTGCCCAATGAGACGGTATTTGACGAGGTGCGCATCTATGATGCCGGCCCGCTTGGCGGACCCTATGCGGTGGGCAACACCCGCATCGGCTCGCCCATCTGCGAGGACGCGTGGCACGAGGATGTGGCCGAGACGCTGGCCGAGACCGGCGCGGAGTTTCTGCTCGTGCCCAATGGCTCGCCCTACTATCGCGGCAAGATGGAGACCCGGCAGAACCTGATGGTACAGCGCGTGGTCGAAACCGGCCTGCCGCTGATTTACCTCAACATGGTGGGCGGGCAGGATGACCAGGTGTTCGACGGCGGCTCCTTCGTGCTGAACCCGGGCGGGGCGCTGGCCTTGCAGATGCCGGTCTTCGATGAGGCGGTGGCGCAGCTGGACCTTGAGCGCACCCCGGACGGCTGGCGCGCCGTGGAGGGCGAAAAGGCCGCGCTGCCGGGTGAATGGGAGCAGGACTATCGCTGCATGGTGCAGTCGGTGCGCGACTATTTTGCCAAGACCGGCTTCAAACAGGCGCTGCTGGGGCTTTCGGGCGGGGTCGACTCGGCACTGGTGGCGGCGATTGCCGCCGATGCGCTGGGGCCGGAGAATGTGCGCTGCGTGATGCTGCCTTCGGAATATACCTCGGAGCATTCGCTGGAGGATGCCAAGGCGGTTGCCGAGAAGCTGGGCTGCCGCTACGACTTTGTGCCGATCAGCGGCCCGCGGGCGGCGGTGACGGAGGCGTTGGCGCCGCTCTTTGAGGGCACCGAGCCGGGGCTGACGGAGGAGAACATCCAGAGCCGGTTGCGCGGGCTGCTGTTGATGGCCTTGAGCAACAAGTTTGGCGAGATGCTCCTGACCACCGGCAACAAGAGCGAGGTCGCCGTGGGCTATGCCACGATTTATGGCGACATGGCGGGCGGGTATAACCCGTTGAAAGACCTCTACAAAACCCGGGTGTTTGAAACCTGCCGCTGGCGCAACGCCAACCACCGGGCGTGGATGCTGGCGCCCGAGGGCGAGGTGATTCCGCCCCGGGTGATCGACAAGCCGCCATCTGCCGAGCTGCGCGAAGACCAGAAGGACGAAGACAGCCTGCCGCCTTACGAGGATCTCGACCGCATTCTAGAAATGCTGGTGGATGAAGAGGCCTCCGTGGCCGAAGTGGTGGCCGAGGGCTTTGCCGATGAGGTGGTGCGCAAGATCGAGCGCCTGATTTTCCTGAGCGAATACAAGCGCTTTCAGTCTGCGCCGGGCGCACGGCTGACCAAGGCCGCCTTCTGGCTTGACCGGCGCTACCCCATCGTCAACCGCTGGCGCGACCCGTCTTAG
- a CDS encoding MORN repeat-containing protein gives MIRAGHIALAAILALATPLAAQDKQIKQYENGGVYEGTFKNGLQHGKGSYTLPNGYEYEGDWVEGEILGQGVARYPNGSVYQGAFAKGKPEGKGKITFADGGTYDGDWKNGEMTGQGVADYANGTRYEGAFVKGLHEGQGKLTSPGGSVYEGTWVAGSKEGAGRMTYPDGSVYEGNFVRNQRAGQGVLTMPDGLTYNGAWKAGQINGLGTLTQPNGDVYTGLLVDGQRHGKGKVTYSNGDVYEGDFKADQRDGQGTFTGADGYSYTGAWKEGRIHGKGKVNYPDGSVYEGDFVDDLAQGEGTITYPDGSVYTGGWVEGVIEGKGVARYKGGMVYDGEFKDAKNHGQGTMTSPDGYKYVGEWKNGLRDGQGVATYADGTTYEGGFKAGMREGQGKITMADGFTYEGGWTAGEIDGKGVATYANGDVYEGLFAAGKRQGMGTMTYATGEVESGEWEKGILTRASTPPATEDTAEEAAAPSDG, from the coding sequence ATGATCCGGGCAGGACATATCGCACTGGCAGCCATTCTGGCGCTGGCCACACCGCTGGCCGCGCAGGACAAGCAAATCAAGCAATACGAAAACGGAGGAGTCTACGAGGGCACCTTCAAGAACGGCCTTCAGCACGGCAAGGGCAGCTATACCCTGCCCAACGGCTACGAATATGAGGGCGACTGGGTCGAGGGCGAGATCCTCGGCCAGGGCGTGGCGCGCTATCCCAATGGCTCGGTCTATCAGGGGGCCTTCGCCAAGGGCAAACCGGAGGGCAAGGGCAAGATCACCTTCGCCGATGGCGGCACCTATGACGGCGATTGGAAGAACGGCGAGATGACCGGCCAGGGCGTGGCCGATTATGCCAACGGCACCCGCTACGAGGGTGCCTTCGTTAAGGGGCTGCACGAGGGGCAAGGCAAGCTCACCTCACCGGGCGGTTCAGTCTACGAGGGCACTTGGGTGGCCGGCTCCAAGGAAGGCGCGGGCCGCATGACCTACCCCGATGGGTCGGTTTACGAGGGCAACTTCGTCCGCAACCAGCGCGCCGGTCAGGGCGTGCTAACCATGCCGGACGGGCTCACCTACAACGGCGCGTGGAAGGCCGGGCAAATCAACGGTCTCGGCACGCTGACCCAGCCCAACGGCGATGTCTACACCGGCCTGCTGGTCGATGGGCAGCGCCACGGCAAGGGCAAGGTCACCTATTCCAACGGCGATGTGTATGAGGGCGACTTCAAGGCCGATCAGCGCGACGGGCAAGGCACCTTCACCGGCGCCGATGGCTACAGCTACACCGGCGCATGGAAGGAAGGCCGGATCCACGGCAAGGGCAAGGTAAACTACCCTGACGGCTCGGTTTACGAGGGCGATTTCGTCGATGATCTCGCGCAGGGCGAGGGCACCATCACCTACCCTGATGGCTCGGTCTACACCGGCGGCTGGGTCGAGGGGGTGATCGAGGGCAAGGGCGTGGCGCGCTACAAGGGCGGCATGGTCTATGATGGCGAGTTCAAGGACGCCAAGAACCACGGTCAGGGCACCATGACCTCCCCCGATGGCTACAAATACGTGGGCGAATGGAAGAACGGCCTGCGCGACGGGCAAGGTGTGGCCACCTATGCCGACGGCACCACCTACGAGGGCGGCTTCAAGGCCGGAATGCGCGAAGGCCAGGGCAAGATCACCATGGCCGACGGCTTCACCTACGAGGGCGGCTGGACAGCGGGCGAGATCGACGGCAAGGGCGTGGCAACCTACGCCAACGGCGATGTCTACGAGGGGCTCTTCGCCGCCGGAAAGCGGCAGGGCATGGGCACCATGACCTATGCCACCGGCGAAGTGGAAAGCGGTGAATGGGAAAAGGGCATTCTGACCCGCGCCAGCACCCCGCCTGCCACCGAGGACACCGCAGAAGAGGCCGCCGCCCCCTCCGACGGCTGA
- a CDS encoding DMT family transporter has translation MKPRSAQTNGILLMVVTTFIFAVQDGLSRHLAEEYPVMMVVMIRYWFFAAFVLTIAARAPGGLRAATRSNVPWLQIFRGVLLAAEICVAVQGFVLLGLVEAHAIFACYPLLIAALSGPVLGEKVGWRRWAAIGVGFCGILVILRPGFGVFAPAAIVPLVAAGMFALYGLLTRAVSRHDSSATSFFYTGTSGAVVMTVVAVWQWVPMTGADWLWMGSLCMTGALGHWTLIKCYEFAEASAVQPFAYFQLVFASAVGVIFWGDVLPPITILGAAIVVGAGLFTLWRERRRS, from the coding sequence ATGAAGCCCCGCAGCGCCCAGACCAACGGCATTCTGCTGATGGTCGTCACCACCTTTATCTTTGCGGTGCAAGACGGGCTTTCGCGCCATCTTGCCGAGGAATATCCGGTGATGATGGTGGTGATGATCCGCTACTGGTTTTTCGCCGCCTTCGTCCTGACCATCGCCGCGCGCGCGCCCGGCGGGCTCAGGGCGGCGACCCGATCGAACGTGCCGTGGTTGCAGATCTTTCGCGGCGTGCTGCTGGCGGCCGAGATCTGCGTGGCGGTGCAGGGCTTTGTGCTGCTCGGGCTGGTGGAGGCGCATGCGATCTTTGCCTGCTACCCGCTGCTCATTGCCGCGCTGTCCGGCCCGGTGCTGGGCGAGAAAGTTGGCTGGCGGCGCTGGGCGGCGATTGGCGTGGGGTTCTGCGGCATCCTCGTGATCCTGCGGCCCGGCTTTGGCGTGTTTGCCCCCGCCGCTATCGTGCCGCTGGTGGCTGCGGGGATGTTTGCGCTCTACGGGTTGCTCACCCGCGCCGTCTCCCGGCATGACAGTTCGGCCACCTCCTTCTTTTACACCGGCACCTCGGGCGCGGTGGTGATGACGGTGGTGGCGGTGTGGCAATGGGTGCCGATGACCGGGGCCGACTGGCTCTGGATGGGCAGCCTCTGCATGACGGGCGCCTTGGGCCACTGGACGCTGATCAAGTGCTACGAGTTTGCCGAGGCCAGCGCGGTGCAGCCCTTTGCCTATTTCCAGCTGGTCTTTGCCTCGGCCGTGGGCGTGATCTTTTGGGGCGATGTGCTGCCGCCGATCACCATTCTTGGCGCGGCCATCGTGGTGGGCGCGGGGCTGTTCACGCTCTGGCGCGAGCGGCGGCGGAGCTGA
- the mnmD gene encoding tRNA (5-methylaminomethyl-2-thiouridine)(34)-methyltransferase MnmD produces the protein MHHHPATLAWRDNGTPVSTRFDDPYFSLENGLAETRHTFLAGNGLPGRLRDGFHVAELGFGTGLNLLALWHMGREAGVAVRYTGFEAFPMAAEDAARALEPFAPAFPDLVEALVAQWPEAGGVITAPGLSAEVIPGDARETLAAWQGRADAWFLDGFSPAKNPELWEPALMAEVGRHTAPGGTFATYTAAGHVRRALGEAGFTVTRQPGYGRKRHMSTGILA, from the coding sequence ATGCATCACCATCCCGCCACGCTCGCATGGCGCGACAACGGCACCCCCGTTTCGACTCGTTTTGATGACCCGTATTTCTCGCTGGAGAACGGGCTGGCCGAAACGCGCCATACCTTCCTCGCAGGCAATGGCCTGCCGGGGCGGTTGCGCGATGGGTTTCACGTGGCCGAGCTGGGGTTTGGCACCGGGCTCAACCTGCTGGCGCTCTGGCATATGGGGCGCGAGGCCGGGGTGGCGGTGCGCTACACCGGGTTTGAAGCTTTTCCGATGGCTGCGGAAGACGCCGCGCGGGCGCTGGAGCCCTTTGCCCCGGCCTTCCCCGATCTGGTGGAGGCGCTTGTGGCGCAATGGCCCGAGGCTGGCGGCGTGATCACTGCGCCGGGGCTTTCGGCCGAGGTCATCCCCGGCGATGCGCGGGAGACGCTGGCGGCGTGGCAAGGCAGGGCGGATGCGTGGTTTCTTGATGGCTTCTCGCCCGCCAAGAACCCCGAGCTTTGGGAGCCCGCGCTGATGGCAGAGGTTGGCCGCCACACCGCCCCGGGCGGTACATTTGCCACTTACACGGCAGCAGGCCACGTGCGCCGGGCGCTTGGGGAGGCGGGCTTTACGGTGACCCGCCAGCCGGGTTACGGGCGCAAACGCCACATGAGCACAGGAATCCTCGCATGA
- a CDS encoding FAD-binding oxidoreductase encodes MSMAEVTVRGAGVFGLSIAWECARRGAKVRVIERHAVGAGSSGGVVGALAPHVPENWNPKKAFQLESLLAAASFWSGVQAAGGVDPGYARTGRVQPVVPGGEALARARAAGAEALWQGRAVWQVVEESEAPAFRPVSQTGLYVIDTLTARLHPARACAALAAALEAAGSEVVIGDSADADGEQGPVIWATGADGLAALSADMGRPVGAPIKGQAALLHFEAHKAAQLFADGVHVVPHADGTVAIGSTSEREFDGLETDALLDTLLEKASALVPLLHGAPVLKRWAGLRPRARSRAPMLGAWPGRDGHFIANGGFKIGFGMAPGVARVMADLVLEGRDAIPQGFRVEDSL; translated from the coding sequence ATGTCCATGGCAGAGGTGACGGTGCGCGGGGCCGGGGTGTTTGGCCTGTCGATCGCGTGGGAATGTGCCCGGCGCGGCGCAAAGGTGCGGGTGATCGAGCGGCACGCAGTCGGCGCAGGGTCGTCGGGCGGCGTCGTGGGCGCGCTCGCCCCGCATGTGCCGGAAAACTGGAACCCCAAGAAAGCCTTTCAGTTGGAAAGCCTGCTGGCGGCAGCGAGCTTTTGGAGCGGCGTTCAAGCCGCCGGAGGGGTCGACCCCGGCTATGCCCGCACGGGGCGCGTGCAACCGGTGGTGCCCGGCGGCGAGGCGCTGGCCCGGGCGCGGGCGGCGGGCGCCGAGGCGCTCTGGCAGGGCCGCGCGGTCTGGCAGGTGGTGGAGGAAAGCGAGGCCCCGGCCTTCCGTCCCGTCTCGCAAACCGGGCTTTATGTGATCGACACCCTAACAGCCCGGCTCCACCCCGCCCGCGCCTGCGCCGCCCTAGCGGCGGCGCTGGAAGCTGCGGGCAGCGAGGTTGTGATTGGCGACAGCGCCGACGCGGACGGCGAGCAAGGCCCGGTAATCTGGGCCACCGGGGCCGATGGCCTCGCCGCGCTTTCCGCCGATATGGGCCGCCCCGTTGGCGCACCGATCAAGGGGCAGGCCGCACTGCTGCACTTCGAGGCGCACAAGGCCGCGCAGCTCTTTGCCGATGGTGTCCATGTCGTGCCCCACGCAGATGGCACGGTGGCCATCGGCTCCACCTCCGAGCGCGAATTCGATGGGCTGGAGACCGATGCGCTGCTCGATACGCTGCTGGAAAAGGCCAGCGCCCTCGTGCCCCTGCTCCACGGCGCGCCGGTGCTGAAGCGCTGGGCCGGCCTGCGCCCCCGCGCCCGCAGCCGCGCGCCCATGCTCGGGGCTTGGCCCGGGCGCGACGGGCACTTCATCGCCAACGGCGGCTTCAAGATCGGCTTCGGCATGGCCCCCGGCGTGGCCCGGGTAATGGCCGACCTCGTGCTGGAAGGGCGCGATGCGATCCCGCAGGGCTTCCGGGTGGAAGACAGCCTCTAG
- a CDS encoding glutathione S-transferase family protein: protein MGRLVEGEWKDEWYDTSKSGGKFVRSTSGFRNWITADGAAGPSGEGGFEAESGRYHLYVSLACPWAHRALIFRALKGLEEHISVSVVHPDMLKNGWEFRIDFPGATGDGLFGKDYLWQVYTHVDPEMSGRVTVPVLYDTKRDTIVSNESSEIIRMLNSAFDGITGNSDDYWPEELREGIEEVNARVYDTVNNGVYKAGFATTQEAYDEAVRPLFDSLDWLEDRLATHRYLMGERLTEADWRLFTTLVRFDEVYHTHFKCNRNFLREMPNLWGYARELYQVPGVASTCVPAHYIRHYHYSHDTVNPHRIIPLNPVLDWTAPHGREALKAA from the coding sequence ATGGGCCGTTTGGTTGAGGGCGAGTGGAAAGACGAGTGGTATGATACCAGCAAGAGCGGCGGCAAGTTTGTGCGCTCTACCTCCGGGTTCCGCAACTGGATCACCGCCGATGGCGCTGCGGGGCCGTCGGGCGAAGGCGGCTTTGAGGCCGAGAGCGGGCGCTATCACCTCTATGTTTCGCTGGCCTGCCCCTGGGCCCATCGGGCGCTGATCTTCCGGGCGCTGAAGGGGCTTGAAGAGCATATCTCCGTTTCCGTGGTGCACCCCGATATGCTTAAGAACGGCTGGGAGTTTCGCATCGATTTTCCGGGCGCGACCGGCGACGGGCTCTTTGGCAAAGACTATCTCTGGCAGGTCTACACCCATGTGGACCCCGAGATGAGCGGGCGGGTGACGGTGCCGGTGCTCTATGACACCAAGCGCGACACCATCGTGAGCAATGAAAGCTCCGAGATCATCCGTATGCTCAACTCCGCTTTCGACGGGATCACCGGCAACAGCGATGACTACTGGCCCGAAGAGCTGCGTGAGGGCATCGAAGAGGTGAACGCGCGGGTTTATGACACGGTGAACAACGGGGTCTACAAGGCCGGGTTTGCCACCACTCAGGAGGCCTATGACGAAGCGGTGCGCCCGCTCTTTGACAGCCTCGACTGGCTGGAAGATCGCCTTGCCACCCACCGCTACCTGATGGGCGAGCGCCTCACCGAGGCCGACTGGCGGTTGTTCACCACGCTGGTGCGCTTTGACGAGGTCTATCATACGCACTTCAAGTGCAACCGGAACTTCCTGCGGGAAATGCCCAACCTCTGGGGCTATGCCCGCGAGCTTTATCAGGTGCCCGGCGTGGCCAGCACCTGCGTGCCCGCGCATTACATTCGCCACTACCATTACAGCCACGACACGGTGAACCCGCATCGGATCATCCCGCTGAACCCGGTGCTGGACTGGACGGCGCCGCATGGGCGTGAGGCTCTGAAGGCCGCCTAG
- a CDS encoding NAD kinase: MAAETQIAEEARRHLAGQHGDVPPEEAEVIVALGGDGHMLQTLRDTQHLDTPVYGMNCGTIGFLMNEYSEPSLKERLEAAEEEVLHPLRMRAFTADGGTEEALAINEVSLLRQGPQAAKLRIQVDGRERMEELVCDGALLCTPAGSTAYNYSAHGPILPIGAEVLALTPIAAFRPRRWRGALLPMAAEVRFDVLQPQKRPVRAEADSRAVENVVTVIVRSDESITHRILFDPGHGLEERLIREQFA, from the coding sequence ATGGCCGCCGAGACCCAGATTGCCGAGGAGGCGCGCCGCCATCTGGCCGGGCAGCATGGGGATGTGCCGCCCGAGGAGGCCGAGGTGATTGTGGCGCTGGGGGGCGACGGGCATATGCTGCAAACCCTGCGTGACACCCAGCATCTGGATACGCCGGTTTACGGGATGAACTGCGGGACCATCGGCTTTTTGATGAACGAATACAGCGAGCCGAGCCTGAAGGAGCGGCTTGAGGCGGCGGAGGAAGAGGTGCTGCACCCGCTGCGGATGCGGGCCTTTACCGCCGATGGAGGCACCGAGGAGGCGCTGGCGATCAACGAGGTGAGCCTGCTGCGGCAGGGGCCGCAGGCGGCAAAGCTGCGCATTCAGGTGGATGGCCGGGAGCGGATGGAAGAGTTGGTGTGCGACGGGGCGCTGCTGTGCACGCCAGCGGGGAGCACGGCCTACAACTACTCGGCACACGGGCCGATCCTGCCGATTGGGGCCGAGGTGCTGGCGCTGACGCCGATTGCCGCTTTCCGCCCGCGCCGCTGGCGCGGCGCCCTGCTGCCGATGGCCGCCGAGGTGCGCTTTGACGTGCTTCAGCCCCAAAAGCGCCCTGTGCGGGCCGAGGCCGACAGCCGGGCGGTGGAAAATGTGGTGACGGTGATCGTGCGCTCTGACGAGAGCATCACTCACCGGATATTGTTTGATCCCGGCCACGGGCTGGAGGAGCGGCTCATTCGGGAGCAGTTTGCCTGA